AGTGATTCTCTCGTGTGGAAATTTCACATGATTAAAAATTTGTATCCCACTCTTCATACACATTAAATAAGTGGGATAATCTGAATATTTATGaaaagatagatagatacaATGTTTTACTTGACATTGTGATGTGACTTTAGAATATCTTAATTTCTTTCTTATTCAACATCTTGTTAGTTATTGTTTCATAACTTTTGCTAAAAAGAATACTCATTTTATATCAGAAGACTTATTTCTTACTATagcaatttttatttaattaaaaaagacaaaaagaaaaatcaggTGGCTTTCTGTACCTTTCACTGCTGTGATAATggatagctcaagaaacttcGAGTTGTTGAAGTTggagataattttttttatcatactGGCATCCTATTCTAGCGTTTTCCTAGTACACAAATTCAGTAATATACCAAATCTATCCAACGTTGTTATTGTCAAAAAGATTTTACCATCTGACAAGATTCCACTAGATACCCTGTAAACTAACCTTTTAATACTGTTAATTCCTCTGTATTTTACTCTAATGATTGTAGTAATGTACTAGGAGTGAGAACAAAGGATAACTGACAGTTTACTAGAATAACTCCTATCCAAAATAGAAACATAGAGCCTAAACTTTGACAGGATAACTTCTTTGAATTTGACCACTGAAAATGATAACTGAAATGCCTATTATTCCTCAAATAGCTTCTGGCATTAGTGAGTTGTATTTGCCTATTGGGTCATTCACACATGAAATTCCATGTTACACAACCTTAAAGTTTCAGAAATAATGTGGAATTTCAGCATAGGACATTGTTTTCCTTTGTTTCAAGCAAACACTTCTTGCATTACACTTCAAACCCAGAAGTGAACTCCAAGACTCTCATCATTACTTGCATTTCTTTCAACCCAATAAGACTCATGTTAGCTATAAGAGTCAATAACATCAACAACTTAATTGTGTGAACacacatatatttatatatatgcataAATTGAAGAGGATAATTTATTCAACCATCCCAATAAGGTGCAAGAAATAGAGGAGATTCAAAGATGAAATCCCTATCTTACTACTTTTTCTGTATGTTCTTCTTTATTGTCTACACCAACAACATCAAAGTTTCTTTGGCAGACTGTGATAATCTGCAGGACACTTGTCCAGCAATTCCACCCAACAAGCAAACCCTATTCATCAATGGCCTACCCTGCAAAAACCCAGGTAATCAGGGACAGAAGAtgtagaaaaagaagaaaaggggGTGAAAATTTAACACATTAAGCAAAATCAACAATGACTAACTGAAcaagataataaaaaaaattagggggGCGAATATATTATTTGAATGCTATTCTATTAAGGAAATTTTTTCTCTTGGGGGGCAACCGCCCCATTTGCTAACAACTGGTTTCGTCCGTGCAGGCAATGTAACATCTCAGGATTTCAGGACCatggaattaagcaaacctggTTCCACTGACATTTTAGGTGCGTCCATAAAACTTGTCACTGCTGCTGAGTTTCCTGGGTTGAACACTCTTGGCCTCTCAATTGGAAGAACAGACATTGATAGGGATGGCCTAGTGAACTTCCATTACCATCCTAGAGCTACTGAGATGATCTTTGTTACCAAAGGTGTGTTACTGGCTGGATTTGTTGACACCAAAAATCAGATTTTCCAGAAGTTTCTGCAAGTGGGTGATGTTTGTGTTTTCCCCAAGGGTTTGTTCCATTACATTCTGAATCAGGGTTTTGTGGATGCCACTGTTTTCTCAGTGTATAACAGCCAAAATCCTGGGATTGTTTCCCTTACTCCTACTACTTTTGACACAACATTGGAATCATTGGAGAAGCTAAAGAAGAGGATCATTTCACTTTCTGCTTCTGATGTCCATGATGTTACCAGTTTCAACTCTATGGAATTGGAAAGCATCTACAGTTAGCTGCTTCCAATATATTGTCTCTTGACTTACTAAATATAAATTCAAGTTCTTGTCAACCCGGATAGTGAATAAATGAAAAGTAGTTTTGGATTTTATTTGGTTGACTATTGCTTAACTATACAAGTAGCAAGCCCAATCTGGTACTCCTCTAATTCTCTTTGCTTTTATGGAACTTCAATGGAAGCTTGCTGTTTTTGTTACCGTATTATGGGTGATACCGGGTGAAACTTTACCTAGTGAACTATTGCAAAGTTATATTTTGTACCTTGGTTTGATGCTCGAATGAAGAATAAACTGGTCATATTAGAAAGTAAGTCATATTTGAATTGTGAAATAATTCAGCACTTTCTTACAGCATAAGGAATAGCATTCTTACTCGCATTTGTGATGTATGTACACTGAAACTTCAATTAGAATGTTTATTAGTTATCTCTGGGTCTATATGCTTTTGTTTTTGAAGTGGTCAGTTGTTTCTTACCACAGAAGTTGTTTGGAGTGGAATAAAACCGTTTAAGTTATTTCCAAAATAAAAGTCTTATTTGATAATTTGTTGATGAACTTAGCTAGTAAAAGTTTTGAGTTTTATTATTTCTAAGTTATATCACTTCGATATATTAAAACTTGAATCTGCTTGTGAGCAACGAACAAAACTTAAAGAAACACGTTTCTATAATTCAAATGGGACTAAATAACATAAACATTTGCCTGCTTACAGTTTCGAACTTAAATTGATGACAAAAACTTAAAACACTAGATGCTACTCTTTTGATCAGTCAAGATATGGCTAATTGGGAAATGAAACTCAATTGATGAAGCAGTAGCACAAACCCGATGCATCAATGCATCTTTTAACTTTCTCAAATACAGGGGCCAACTGTAGGGCTTGAAGGATCAAATTATGAAATGTCTATAAAAATTCAGTGTTAAACTGGAATAATTTTGGcatagttttttttcttcaatgtaCACGTATCCTCCACGGGAGGCAATCATGTGAGCTGGGAACATCCACATTCTAGCTTTTGAACCAGTTCTCCAAACAAGTATTTTTTCATACAGAAGACTCGAACTCGATACCATAtttaaagggaatcaaatatGTACATCACTTGAACCAACCAGATTTTGGAATATCAAATGCAATAAAAAGAGaactttaaatattaaaatctatcccaaaaccaaaaccatCCAAGTGTAAGGTTTTCAAAATATATACTTCTAGATCAGTCTCAATTGCAGTATATACCTTACACCTTATTTCAAGTCAAGTAATATGCCAAAAGTTTCTATATGTACATGCAAATTAAAGAACAAGaacatcaaataaataaaaaaagtatcCATGGAATAATCTATCCTCCACAGAGAACCAAGTACTTGAAAGGACTTCAAGTTGTAAAGATGAAGAGGctacaatataaaaaattaactatGCTAGCATATGACTTTAtggaagtgagagagaaaacTAAGAAAGGCTAAGGGAATGTGTCCAAATTTCAAGAAAAACTGACCACCCCTCCATCTCAAGTGATCACGTAAAGGTATTGCCATGTATGAGAGCTGAACAAAACATACGCACCAGGATTGTTTTTGTTTCCTTGATGCTATCTCCAAATGCCAACCATGCTAGTAACAACAGCAATAACTATTCTCTTTAcctacataattttttttaaatgaaatgcAGTTTGCATTGATCAGAATAATCCCGGATCAAACTTCGAAACTGCCAACCAAATTGGTCATCTTAATCGTGACAATCTTTTCCGTTTCCTATTCTTCTTACGCACAACAACACTTTTCGTGTTACTGCTACCCGGGGGAAGAGCCAAAGTTGAAGCTCTTTTACCAATGTAAGTTCTGCCTTTCTTGGAAACCCATTTCAGAGGCATTTTGTTAACCACAGAACCAATATCACTAGAATTATTCAGTTCAACAAGTTTTTGGATTTGGTCTAGCATCTGGTGGGTCCATGCCACCGACAGATCCAATGCAAATGAATCATCCACTGGTTTTCTCCACAGATCCGTCAAAACCTCTTCAAATGACTGAAAAGACATTGATGGTTGAGAACCTTGAAGATTTTCACAAATCATCTTCACTTTGATGACGTGCTTGCAAAGGTTACCTTGCATTGACCAAGAACAATCACAGAATGCAAATTCAGATCCCGGATTCCACACTAAATGTGTTAAGCTGCTGTCTTTCTGGCTCACAACTTTGGCAAAGAGATGGTCTTTATCATCCAAGGTAACGGCAGAGTTGGGAATTTGAAGTGCTCGATGCCAAGATGTCGATGAAATGTATTCCTCCTTCACCTTCTGGAATGAATCACTTTCATCAGCATAGCGGTCAAGCCAGTAGCTAGAATGCAACTCAGTTGTTAACTTGTGGACTAACCAATCTACTCT
This portion of the Lotus japonicus ecotype B-129 chromosome 3, LjGifu_v1.2 genome encodes:
- the LOC130745303 gene encoding germin-like protein subfamily 3 member 4, encoding MKSLSYYFFCMFFFIVYTNNIKVSLADCDNLQDTCPAIPPNKQTLFINGLPCKNPGNVTSQDFRTMELSKPGSTDILGASIKLVTAAEFPGLNTLGLSIGRTDIDRDGLVNFHYHPRATEMIFVTKGVLLAGFVDTKNQIFQKFLQVGDVCVFPKGLFHYILNQGFVDATVFSVYNSQNPGIVSLTPTTFDTTLESLEKLKKRIISLSASDVHDVTSFNSMELESIYS